From the Lathyrus oleraceus cultivar Zhongwan6 chromosome 4, CAAS_Psat_ZW6_1.0, whole genome shotgun sequence genome, one window contains:
- the LOC127136820 gene encoding uncharacterized protein LOC127136820, whose protein sequence is MGGSKASSTSEVGNGLPRCGCNETMKLLVSKSIENPGRKFWKCRNNMNGCGLFLWDDLVSEFAVKETNPSGCRQCEVNKAYLIEFAKEIVEEIDCRVGKLNKLEKLKKKIAMEKRKNLWLMFVIGLSWMLIAAMVKLV, encoded by the exons ATGGGTGGCAGCAAGGCATCTTCCACGAGTGAAGTTGGAAACGGCTTACCAAGATGTGGATGCAATGAAACCATGAAGTTGTTGGTCTCCAAGTCAATTGAAAACCCCGGTCGCAAATTTTGGAAATGCAGGAATAATATG AATGGGTGCGGTTTATTTTTGTGGGATGATTTGGTCAGTGAGTTTGCAGTGAAAGAAACCAATCCGTCCGGATGCCGCCAATGTGAAGTCAACAAGGcttatttgattgaatttgcTAAAGAGATTGTTGAGGAGATAGATTGCAGAGTCGGAAAGCTTAACAAGTTAGAAAAACTGAAGAAAAAGATTGCAATGGAAAAGAGGAAAAATTTATGGTTAATGTTTGTAATTGGTCTGTCATGGATGTTGATAGCAGCTATGGTTAAGTTAGTCTAA
- the LOC127135385 gene encoding casein kinase 1-like protein 6 → MQVVEVLCKAYPSEFVSYFHYCRSLRFEDKPDYSYLKRLFRDLFIREGYQFDYVFDWTVLKYPQIGSSSRGRHDSGKAAMQAAATLARRPEKIPVGREIREKLSGAVEGFSHRNRPSSTPHHHHGEHVRHRTYDEAAMYKEMHYAQHNSTRYGSNSRRAMVSSSNMTNSSGDHTGRMATNGGGRPSAAHRVHQPVYESKQAAFARNGSLRGHRDDPLRNFELLAIRK, encoded by the exons ATGCAGGTGGTAGAGGTGCTCTGTAAAGCATATCCCTCTGAGTTTGTATCATACTTCCACTATTGCCGATCATTAAGGTTTGAGGACAAGCCCGATTATTCATATTTAAAGAGACTTTTCAGAGATCTATTTATTCGAGAAG GATATCAATTTGACTATGTTTTTGACTGGACTGTATTGAAATATCCACAAATCGGTAGCAGCTCTAGAGGACGG CATGACAGTGGCAAGGCAGCTATGCAAGCAGCAGCTACACTTGCACGCAGACCAGAAAAGATCCCAG TTGGGAGAGAGATTCGAGAGAAGTTATCTGGGGCTGTTGAAGGATTCTCCCATAGGAACCGTCCAAGTTCTACTCCTCATCATCATCACGGTGAACATGTCAGACATAGGACTTATGACGAGGCAGCAATGTATAAGGAGATG CACTATGCCCAACACAATTCAACTCGATACGGAAGCAATTCGAGAAGAGCAATGGTATCATCATCAAACATGACGAATTCCTCGGGTGACCATACTGGCAGGATGGCCACAAATGGTGGGGGCCGTCCATCTGCCGCACATAGAGTTCATCAACCTGTTTACGAGTCCAAACAAGCAGCTTTTGCGCGCAACGGATCTTTGAGAGGTCACCGTGATGATCCTCTGAGGAACTTTGAACTCCTCGCCATCAGGAAGTAA
- the LOC127136821 gene encoding vacuolar protein sorting-associated protein 2 homolog 3, with product MSLFFVFDKIHFSANLAGVCVVGQRRRWFPPPPPCKIRVLNIAGKTKTKFPGEDEDEEEECRERSKRERRPQAKVIQEFQKQSAQMDITTEMMSDAIDDVLDDDEAEEETEDLTNQVLDEIGVDLASQLSAAPKGRLKTKNTENVSSSEIDDIEKRLAALRNP from the exons atgtccttgtttttcgTTTTTGATAAGATTCATTTCTCTGCAAATTTGGCCGGAGTTTGTGTGGTtggccagagaagacggtggtttccaccaccaccaccatgt AAAATTAGGGTTCTGAACATAGCAGGGAAGACGAAGACGAAATTTCCAGGGGAAGAcgaagacgaagaagaagaatGCAGGGAACGAAGCAAACGAGAAAGACGACCGCAAGCCAAAGTTATTCAAGAGTTCCAGAAACAATCAGCGCAAATGGATATAACG ACTGAAATGATGTCAGATGCCATAGATGATGTCTTggatgatgatgaagctgaagaagAGACAGAAGATCTCACAAATCAG GTGCTCGATGAAATTGGTGTGGATCTTGCTTCACAG TTATCAGCAGCTCCAAAAGGGAGACTCAAAACAAAGAACACCGAAAATGTCAGCAG CTCGGAAATTGATGACATCGAGAAGCGTTTGGCAGCTCTTAGAAATCCATAA